The proteins below come from a single Gemmatimonadota bacterium genomic window:
- a CDS encoding helix-turn-helix domain containing protein, with protein sequence MTTPTRDHVLAAAVRLYAEHGFRGTTTRRIAEEAGVNEVTLFRQFGSKTALLLEALRSHEMFSRGANALPDAPEDPLAELTAFATGMRKALHGTRATIRKAMAEFEENPEMPRCMTHGAAAIHAAVQSYFEKLGALGYISDTKSIPAAKAMLMSAIFHDALHRDIDPHSFPQPASGAPATYARLCLQSLGFQPVAARRPRTAKRRVS encoded by the coding sequence ATGACGACACCCACCCGCGACCACGTCCTCGCCGCCGCCGTTCGGCTCTATGCCGAACACGGTTTTCGCGGCACGACCACCCGCCGGATTGCCGAAGAAGCAGGCGTCAACGAAGTGACGTTGTTCCGCCAGTTCGGCTCCAAGACCGCACTCCTCCTTGAGGCCCTTCGCTCGCACGAGATGTTCAGTCGTGGCGCGAATGCGCTGCCGGATGCACCGGAGGATCCGCTCGCCGAGCTCACCGCCTTCGCGACCGGCATGCGCAAGGCACTGCACGGCACCCGCGCCACCATCCGTAAGGCGATGGCCGAGTTTGAAGAGAACCCGGAGATGCCGCGCTGCATGACGCACGGCGCCGCCGCCATTCACGCCGCCGTACAGAGCTACTTCGAGAAACTTGGCGCGCTCGGCTATATCTCCGACACCAAAAGCATTCCCGCCGCGAAGGCCATGCTGATGAGCGCCATCTTTCACGATGCGCTCCATCGCGACATTGATCCGCACAGCTTTCCGCAGCCTGCATCTGGTGCACCGGCCACCTATGCACGCCTCTGCTTGCAGTCGTTGGGTTTTCAGCCCGTCGCTGCTCGCCGGCCACGCACGGCCAAGCGCCGAGTGTCCTAG
- a CDS encoding TolC family protein, with translation MFASYIYASRATLLAGLLLLAAPTIGAAQQAPAPTTISLADALTLAAKVSHSVRTAEAGVQRAHGQQLQAKSQFLPQVNGIANYQRTFESQFAALSSGSSSSTTSSTTTSTTSSSSSTSSIGNISKIFASPNTMTLGLSLSQNVFTAGRLLASEKGAEAARTAADINLDAARAQLALDVAQAYFDAVAGEQLSLIADSTLAQAERTLQQTTVSRQVGSAAEFDLLRARVARDNQRPALIAARGNRDVALMRLRQLLGVPLNQPLALTTPIRDEGNIPVASAALSQPIDIPGRQGGLVPDTTVGRRASVRQAEANVDAQQFAFRAAQMNRLPSVQLSSSYQRFAYPSGFLPGSLSELYPNWTASVGLSFPVFLGGKLTGDRMIAEANVIEARQSLEQVRELAALDARTAVNQLAQAEASYAASVGTDEQAAKAYSIAEVRFREGISTQVELLQSRTQYEQARVNRVTAARDLEVARLRVAFLKDLPLGTGAASQRPAAGR, from the coding sequence ATGTTTGCTTCCTATATATACGCCTCTCGAGCGACGCTCCTAGCCGGACTCCTGCTTCTCGCTGCACCGACCATCGGCGCGGCGCAGCAGGCACCGGCTCCTACCACCATCTCCCTCGCCGACGCGCTCACGCTCGCGGCCAAGGTGAGCCATTCCGTGCGCACGGCCGAAGCGGGTGTGCAGCGTGCGCATGGACAGCAGCTGCAGGCCAAGTCGCAGTTTCTGCCGCAGGTGAATGGCATCGCCAACTACCAGCGTACCTTCGAGAGCCAGTTCGCGGCGCTCTCGAGTGGCAGCAGTTCCTCCACGACCAGTTCGACAACCACCAGCACGACTAGCTCGAGCAGCTCCACCAGCAGCATCGGTAACATTTCCAAGATCTTTGCCTCGCCGAACACGATGACGCTGGGACTCTCGCTCTCGCAGAACGTCTTTACCGCTGGCCGATTGCTGGCAAGCGAAAAAGGCGCAGAGGCGGCGCGCACGGCAGCCGATATCAACCTCGACGCTGCGCGCGCGCAGCTCGCACTCGACGTTGCCCAAGCGTACTTCGACGCCGTAGCCGGTGAACAACTCTCGCTCATTGCCGACAGCACGCTCGCGCAGGCCGAACGTACGTTGCAGCAGACCACCGTCTCACGCCAAGTGGGAAGCGCCGCCGAGTTCGATTTACTCCGCGCGCGCGTGGCACGCGACAACCAGCGTCCGGCGTTGATTGCCGCGCGCGGCAATCGCGACGTGGCGTTGATGCGCTTGCGCCAACTGCTCGGCGTGCCGCTCAATCAGCCGCTCGCCCTCACCACCCCGATTCGCGACGAAGGCAACATTCCCGTGGCGTCGGCCGCGCTCTCGCAGCCGATCGACATTCCGGGCCGGCAGGGCGGACTCGTGCCAGACACCACGGTTGGCCGTCGCGCGAGTGTGCGCCAGGCCGAGGCGAATGTGGACGCGCAGCAATTCGCTTTCCGCGCCGCACAGATGAATCGCCTGCCCTCGGTGCAACTCAGCTCGAGTTATCAGCGCTTTGCGTATCCTTCGGGATTTCTGCCGGGCTCGCTCTCGGAACTGTATCCCAACTGGACCGCGAGTGTTGGACTCTCCTTTCCGGTGTTCCTTGGCGGCAAGCTGACGGGCGACCGGATGATTGCCGAAGCCAATGTGATCGAGGCGCGGCAGTCACTCGAGCAGGTGCGTGAGTTGGCTGCGCTCGATGCGCGCACGGCCGTCAACCAACTCGCGCAAGCCGAGGCGAGTTATGCCGCGAGTGTCGGCACCGATGAACAGGCCGCCAAGGCGTATTCGATTGCCGAAGTGCGCTTTCGTGAAGGGATCTCCACACAGGTAGAGCTGTTGCAGTCGCGCACGCAGTACGAGCAGGCCCGCGTCAACCGCGTCACCGCGGCACGCGATCTCGAAGTGGCGCGGCTACGCGTCGCCTTCCTCAAAGACCTTCCGCTCGGCACGGGCGCTGCATCGCAGCGTCCCGCGGCCGGCCGCTAA
- a CDS encoding cytochrome b N-terminal domain-containing protein: MQRLARLTRRCLAALDAIASRVYGWPWNPLHQSGTVAVAMLLVLLGTGIYLLLVYRLGAPTESVARIAADPWLGSWIRTLHRYASDLFVLAAALHAARMFAQGRDWGPRTLAWVSGVLLLLLGLICAWTGYVMAWDTFGERLAREGARLLDVLPVFSEPLSRIFAGDGAVPSAFFFVNLFAHIALPLGAGVGLWLHVSRLARPTLLPPKRVMWTILGALAVASVLWPAALGSAADAFTLPLSTPLDLVAAWWLPLSERMSAGAAWSVASVIFIALLLVPRFNRRPRTGAWAPSHVDTRLCTGCNQCPQDCPWDAITMVKRDDDRPTLVAHVDASKCVSCGVCAGSCAPMGVGPLGRSGRDQLSVLRTRILPEITAQPSAIVAVCCAQAPASHIAALRARGAAIHDVPCVGNLHSSVVELLVRQGARGVIVCGCPPRDCVGREGPKWLGERFYAQREAELQPRVDTARVCVATLAAGDLAGTLSAFDDFAQSVAALPSPDREHDVQLQAECEPVAAAAPITEAAQ, from the coding sequence ATGCAACGCCTCGCCCGCCTGACCCGCCGCTGCCTCGCCGCCCTCGATGCCATCGCCTCGAGGGTCTACGGCTGGCCGTGGAACCCGCTCCACCAGTCGGGAACCGTCGCCGTCGCGATGCTCCTCGTGCTCCTCGGGACGGGTATCTACCTGCTTCTCGTCTACCGGCTCGGCGCGCCGACTGAATCCGTGGCCCGCATCGCCGCCGACCCGTGGCTCGGATCCTGGATCCGCACCCTCCACCGCTACGCCTCCGACCTTTTTGTGCTCGCGGCCGCACTCCACGCCGCACGCATGTTCGCGCAGGGGCGCGATTGGGGCCCCCGCACACTCGCGTGGGTGTCTGGCGTCCTCTTACTCCTCCTCGGTCTCATCTGCGCGTGGACCGGCTATGTGATGGCGTGGGATACCTTCGGCGAACGCCTCGCGCGCGAAGGCGCGCGCCTCCTCGACGTCCTCCCGGTGTTCTCGGAACCGCTGAGCCGCATCTTTGCCGGCGACGGCGCCGTGCCAAGCGCGTTCTTCTTTGTGAATCTCTTCGCGCACATTGCGTTGCCACTCGGCGCGGGTGTGGGACTCTGGCTGCACGTCTCACGACTGGCGCGCCCCACGCTCCTGCCGCCCAAGCGCGTGATGTGGACGATCCTCGGCGCGCTCGCCGTCGCGTCGGTGCTATGGCCCGCCGCGCTCGGATCGGCTGCCGATGCATTCACGTTGCCGCTGTCCACGCCGCTCGATCTGGTCGCCGCGTGGTGGCTGCCGCTCTCCGAACGGATGAGCGCCGGCGCGGCGTGGAGCGTTGCCTCGGTGATATTCATCGCCCTGCTCCTCGTGCCACGGTTCAATCGTCGCCCGCGCACCGGAGCGTGGGCGCCGAGTCACGTCGATACGCGACTCTGTACCGGCTGTAATCAGTGCCCGCAAGATTGTCCGTGGGACGCGATCACCATGGTAAAGCGCGACGACGATCGGCCAACACTCGTGGCGCATGTTGATGCCTCGAAGTGCGTGAGTTGTGGTGTGTGTGCGGGCTCGTGCGCTCCAATGGGTGTGGGACCGCTCGGCCGCAGCGGCCGCGACCAACTCAGTGTATTGCGGACACGCATCCTCCCAGAGATCACCGCGCAACCCAGCGCGATTGTGGCGGTGTGCTGTGCGCAGGCGCCCGCTTCACATATCGCCGCACTGCGCGCACGCGGTGCCGCTATCCATGATGTGCCCTGTGTGGGCAATCTGCATTCGTCCGTGGTGGAACTGCTCGTGCGGCAAGGCGCGCGCGGCGTGATCGTGTGCGGCTGTCCGCCGCGCGACTGCGTGGGTCGCGAAGGCCCCAAGTGGCTCGGCGAGCGGTTCTATGCGCAACGCGAAGCCGAGTTGCAGCCACGTGTTGATACGGCGCGGGTGTGTGTCGCAACGCTTGCGGCCGGCGATCTCGCGGGCACACTCTCGGCGTTCGACGACTTTGCGCAGAGCGTGGCGGCGTTGCCCAGCCCAGACCGTGAACACGACGTGCAGTTGCAGGCCGAGTGCGAGCCGGTCGCTGCTGCGGCGCCCATCACGGAGGCCGCCCAGTGA
- a CDS encoding cytochrome C oxidase subunit II, protein MLTKVHTGLEPVRGIWWKPAHKAERVWVGIAFAWCMVLFAMMPLWHWKGGQNPSGTRRRVEPKAFYARTMAFATQYKVGEDRGLPIAAPPPGADVYLIGLTFQWYPILKLERGKEYTLHLSSLDVNHGFSLFPLSINFQVVPGYDYALRVTPTSAGDLRIICNEFCGIGHHTMVGRVIVVDAADKPVADNQRPTLLGGGDR, encoded by the coding sequence ATGCTCACGAAAGTTCACACCGGGCTCGAACCGGTCCGCGGCATTTGGTGGAAGCCCGCGCACAAAGCGGAGCGCGTGTGGGTCGGCATCGCCTTCGCGTGGTGCATGGTGCTCTTCGCGATGATGCCGCTCTGGCACTGGAAAGGCGGGCAGAACCCGTCCGGTACGCGTCGACGCGTCGAACCAAAGGCGTTCTACGCCCGCACGATGGCGTTCGCCACGCAGTACAAAGTTGGGGAAGACCGCGGACTCCCGATTGCCGCGCCGCCACCAGGCGCCGACGTCTATCTCATCGGCCTCACCTTTCAGTGGTATCCGATTCTCAAGCTCGAGCGCGGCAAAGAATACACGCTGCATCTCTCGTCGCTCGACGTGAATCACGGCTTCTCGCTTTTTCCGCTCTCGATCAATTTTCAGGTCGTGCCGGGCTATGACTACGCGCTACGCGTGACACCGACGTCCGCGGGCGATCTACGCATCATCTGCAATGAGTTCTGTGGCATCGGTCACCACACCATGGTCGGTCGCGTCATTGTGGTTGACGCCGCCGACAAGCCGGTCGCCGACAATCAACGTCCGACTCTGCTCGGCGGAGGTGACCGATGA
- a CDS encoding Rrf2 family transcriptional regulator — MWLSSTAQDALRAVLHIADHDEKRLVRVDEIAAALDCPRNYLSKTLHALTRAGVLRSERGPKGGFQLAKPPEALAISQIVAPFEPVGDRRCLFGRPECGGSHPCAAHHRWSGVAAGVTDFFSGTMVADLRKKSPGPRRKAARKKS, encoded by the coding sequence ATGTGGCTTTCCAGTACCGCCCAAGATGCCCTCCGCGCCGTGTTGCATATCGCGGATCACGACGAAAAGCGCCTGGTGCGCGTCGATGAAATCGCCGCGGCTCTCGACTGTCCGCGCAACTATTTATCCAAGACGCTGCACGCCCTCACCCGCGCCGGCGTACTCCGGTCGGAACGCGGCCCCAAGGGTGGATTCCAGCTCGCAAAACCGCCCGAGGCGCTCGCCATCTCGCAGATCGTGGCCCCATTTGAGCCGGTCGGTGACCGCCGTTGCCTGTTCGGGCGCCCCGAGTGCGGCGGCAGCCATCCCTGCGCCGCCCACCATCGCTGGTCGGGCGTGGCCGCAGGCGTCACCGATTTCTTTTCCGGCACGATGGTCGCCGATCTCCGCAAGAAAAGCCCCGGCCCGCGACGTAAAGCCGCACGAAAGAAGTCGTAG
- a CDS encoding efflux RND transporter periplasmic adaptor subunit — MFRSARAPGAMMAILFAVGVVTMAACGKKSADADMPQTVSSVTIGSENVVVVGNATLNSGPTISGTLAAEKTASIRAEIGGPVVAVLIEPGQRVSKGTALARIDESAVREAWLSARSGVTQATMAADNAVRDLSRAEKLLAAGAIAENALEGARRGNLGAQAQLEDAKARLASAQRNLDNTVVKSPYDGVVSEKQVNPGDVVAPGAPLFTVVDPSTMRLEGAVPADQLAQVRMGAPVIFSITGYPGKSYTGAITNIYPSADPQTRQVRVYVRIPNAAQGLVAGLYATGRVASVTRNGLTAPLTAVDQRGITPFVVRLKGGKTERVSVTIGVRDETTERMELTSGVAAGDTLLIGAAQGITSGTPVKVAVPADKPIAPKS; from the coding sequence ATGTTTCGTAGCGCACGCGCTCCCGGCGCGATGATGGCAATACTGTTCGCGGTCGGCGTCGTGACCATGGCGGCCTGCGGCAAAAAGTCGGCCGATGCCGATATGCCACAAACCGTATCCTCCGTCACCATCGGCAGTGAGAATGTGGTGGTGGTCGGCAATGCGACGCTCAATAGCGGACCGACGATCAGCGGCACCTTAGCTGCCGAAAAAACGGCGAGCATTCGCGCCGAGATCGGCGGGCCAGTGGTGGCGGTGCTGATTGAGCCAGGTCAACGCGTGAGCAAGGGCACGGCCCTAGCGCGTATTGACGAAAGCGCGGTGCGCGAAGCATGGCTCAGCGCGCGTAGCGGCGTGACGCAGGCGACGATGGCGGCCGATAACGCGGTGCGGGATTTGTCGCGCGCAGAGAAGTTGCTTGCGGCTGGGGCGATTGCCGAGAACGCGCTGGAAGGCGCGCGTCGCGGCAACCTCGGCGCGCAGGCACAGTTAGAAGATGCCAAGGCTCGGCTCGCGAGTGCGCAGCGCAATCTTGATAACACGGTTGTGAAGAGTCCGTATGATGGCGTCGTGAGCGAGAAGCAGGTGAATCCCGGTGACGTCGTTGCGCCCGGCGCGCCGTTGTTCACGGTGGTGGATCCGAGCACGATGCGCCTTGAGGGTGCGGTACCTGCCGATCAGTTGGCGCAGGTGCGCATGGGCGCGCCGGTGATTTTTTCGATTACCGGATACCCCGGCAAGTCGTACACCGGAGCGATTACCAATATTTATCCGAGTGCTGACCCGCAGACGCGACAGGTGCGTGTGTATGTCCGTATTCCGAATGCGGCGCAGGGACTCGTGGCTGGACTCTATGCCACAGGCCGCGTGGCGAGCGTAACGCGCAATGGTCTCACCGCGCCGCTCACCGCCGTGGATCAGCGCGGCATCACGCCGTTTGTGGTGCGACTGAAGGGCGGGAAGACGGAGCGCGTGAGCGTGACGATCGGCGTGCGTGACGAGACCACCGAGCGGATGGAGTTGACGAGCGGCGTTGCTGCCGGCGACACATTACTCATTGGCGCCGCGCAGGGCATTACGTCGGGCACTCCCGTGAAGGTGGCCGTTCCGGCCGACAAGCCCATCGCGCCGAAGAGCTGA
- a CDS encoding cbb3-type cytochrome c oxidase subunit I encodes MSSIVRRYLKTAIVFLACGVAIGLWMLSAREFGIPLPPRGMSAHTHVLLVGFVMMVIGGVALWMFPRAAKDDVRYKPALAEWAYWCVTGGTALRAALELMAAPDATFAIRFALMAAGVMQATGVLLVFVMLLPRIRSTLP; translated from the coding sequence GTGTCGTCGATCGTTCGCCGGTATCTGAAGACCGCCATTGTGTTTCTCGCGTGTGGGGTCGCGATTGGGTTGTGGATGCTTTCCGCGCGGGAGTTCGGCATCCCGTTGCCGCCGCGCGGCATGAGTGCCCACACCCACGTGCTCCTCGTGGGGTTCGTCATGATGGTGATTGGCGGCGTGGCGCTCTGGATGTTTCCACGCGCCGCCAAGGACGACGTTCGGTATAAGCCCGCGCTCGCGGAGTGGGCGTACTGGTGCGTGACGGGCGGTACGGCGCTGCGGGCCGCGCTGGAGCTGATGGCCGCCCCCGATGCTACATTCGCCATACGATTTGCGTTGATGGCCGCTGGTGTGATGCAGGCCACCGGCGTGCTGCTGGTTTTTGTGATGTTGTTGCCGCGCATTCGCTCGACGCTGCCCTGA
- a CDS encoding efflux RND transporter permease subunit, whose protein sequence is MFISDFAIKRPIVTVVSMVALVVFGLFSLSQLQTDEFPDVAQPIINVAIPYPGASPDVVEREVLDRVEEAISGISGVDRIQGAAQDGFANVTVLFVFEKDIQQASQDIRDKISAIRSELPAEMKEPVLSRFDPGDMPIVQLSLNSTAIDAPKLTRLADPGITKELRGISGVAEAIVVGGVLRELTVELKPQAMQAAGLSVAQVVGALQAQNLAVPVGKVNGALDERSIRLRGKLETPEDFNNIVIDQRGGRTIRLGEIATAKDGTQEASSSAQYGDASQPTARDAVGIMVKKSKGYSTSQVSAKVLAKVNALRATLPAGVRLDVIQNAGEHVDMSVRNVEETLLEGAALTVLVVFLFLNSWRSTVITGLALPVSVLASFIAVYAGGFTLNTMSLLGLSLAIGILIDDAIVVRENIVRHIEMGKDHFRASHEGTDEIGLAVAATTFSIIAVFVPIGFMYGTAGQWFKPLALTIAMAVAVSLFVSFSLDPMLSAYWPDPQTEAHERGNWISRQLEKFNRWFDRMADKYTRVIGWALDHKWSMVGLATASFVLAIFLQAKFGGFGFVPNSDRSELTLQVQTPPGSNLDYTRLKTEEAARLARSHGDLVQYSFATVGGSSAGMQPGTALGSPDIGSVYVRMKHKSERHVSQTDFGEILRREVKQIGGATVSVFTGGMGGSRKQIQLELRGPDARVLGTLADSVMRLVQKVPGAVDIDLSTKGQKPELEVKLNRALAGSLGVTVGQVAQSMRPAFAGVDAGDWVDPAGENRKVRVRLSPEARTRIADVEQLPIVVGGQGGGRSTVMPLGQIATVTQGLGPALISHLDRDNVVVVQANTQGRSLGEVKTDIDKALAKFTMPPGYRRTDGGEVKDQAEVFGKILGALGVAVLLMYLILVMQFGSFLEPIAIMVSLPLSLIGVVLALLITHDTLNIMSMIGVILLMGIVAKNAILLIDFAKWGQENGKPRREAIIEAGRVRLRPIMMTTLALIAGMIPVAIGSGEGADFRSPLGRAIIGGVMTSTVLTLVVIPTVYEILDDWRLALAGLFDIPVRPPTGEYMVPKEARKSH, encoded by the coding sequence GTGTTCATTTCTGATTTTGCAATCAAGCGGCCAATCGTCACCGTCGTCTCGATGGTGGCGTTGGTGGTGTTCGGGCTGTTTTCGCTTTCGCAGCTGCAGACGGATGAGTTTCCGGATGTGGCGCAGCCGATTATCAATGTGGCGATTCCGTATCCCGGGGCATCGCCCGATGTCGTGGAGCGCGAAGTCCTCGACCGCGTGGAAGAGGCGATCAGCGGTATTTCCGGCGTAGATCGTATTCAGGGTGCGGCGCAGGATGGCTTTGCGAACGTGACGGTGCTGTTTGTGTTTGAAAAGGACATTCAGCAGGCGTCGCAGGATATTCGCGACAAAATCAGCGCGATTCGTTCGGAGCTCCCGGCCGAAATGAAGGAGCCCGTGCTTTCGCGCTTTGATCCAGGCGATATGCCGATTGTGCAGTTGTCGCTCAACTCAACGGCGATCGATGCACCGAAGCTCACGCGTCTGGCCGACCCCGGCATCACGAAAGAACTCCGCGGTATTAGCGGCGTCGCTGAGGCCATTGTGGTGGGCGGTGTGCTCCGCGAGCTGACGGTCGAGCTCAAGCCGCAGGCGATGCAGGCGGCGGGACTGAGTGTGGCGCAGGTGGTGGGCGCATTGCAGGCGCAGAATCTCGCCGTGCCGGTGGGCAAGGTGAATGGCGCGCTCGACGAACGTTCCATTCGCTTGCGCGGCAAGCTCGAGACGCCCGAAGATTTCAACAACATTGTGATTGATCAGCGCGGGGGACGCACGATCCGCCTTGGCGAGATCGCGACGGCCAAGGACGGCACGCAGGAAGCGTCCTCGTCCGCGCAGTACGGCGACGCGAGCCAGCCCACGGCCCGTGATGCCGTTGGCATTATGGTCAAGAAGTCAAAGGGGTATAGCACGTCGCAGGTTTCGGCCAAGGTGCTCGCCAAGGTGAATGCGTTGCGGGCGACGCTCCCCGCCGGCGTGCGGCTCGATGTGATTCAGAATGCCGGTGAGCACGTGGATATGTCCGTGCGCAATGTTGAGGAGACGTTGCTCGAAGGCGCCGCGCTCACCGTACTCGTGGTGTTTCTGTTCCTGAACTCCTGGCGTTCGACGGTGATTACCGGGCTCGCGCTGCCGGTGAGCGTGTTGGCGAGCTTCATCGCCGTGTATGCGGGAGGCTTTACCCTCAACACGATGTCGCTCCTCGGCCTGTCGTTGGCGATCGGCATATTGATTGACGACGCGATTGTGGTGCGCGAGAACATCGTGCGCCATATCGAAATGGGAAAAGACCATTTCCGTGCCTCGCACGAGGGAACTGACGAAATCGGACTCGCCGTAGCCGCGACAACCTTCTCGATTATTGCCGTGTTCGTCCCCATTGGCTTCATGTATGGGACGGCCGGGCAATGGTTCAAGCCACTCGCGCTCACGATTGCGATGGCGGTGGCTGTGTCGTTGTTTGTGAGCTTCTCACTCGACCCGATGCTCTCGGCGTACTGGCCGGATCCGCAGACGGAAGCGCATGAGCGCGGCAATTGGATTAGCCGTCAGCTCGAGAAGTTCAATCGCTGGTTCGACCGGATGGCGGATAAGTACACGCGCGTCATCGGGTGGGCGCTCGACCACAAGTGGAGCATGGTGGGGCTCGCGACGGCATCGTTCGTGCTGGCGATCTTCCTGCAGGCCAAGTTCGGCGGCTTTGGTTTTGTGCCGAACTCCGACCGCAGCGAACTCACGCTCCAGGTGCAGACGCCTCCCGGTTCGAATCTCGATTACACGCGACTCAAGACCGAAGAAGCGGCGCGACTGGCGCGTAGTCATGGCGACCTCGTGCAGTACTCGTTTGCCACCGTCGGTGGCAGCAGCGCGGGCATGCAGCCTGGCACCGCGCTCGGCTCGCCGGACATTGGCAGCGTGTACGTCCGTATGAAGCACAAGTCTGAGCGTCACGTGAGTCAGACGGATTTTGGTGAGATTTTGCGTCGTGAAGTCAAACAGATTGGCGGCGCAACGGTGTCGGTGTTCACGGGCGGCATGGGCGGGTCGCGCAAGCAGATTCAGCTTGAGTTGCGTGGCCCCGATGCTCGCGTGCTGGGAACGCTCGCCGACTCCGTGATGCGCCTCGTACAGAAAGTTCCAGGCGCTGTGGACATTGATCTTTCGACCAAGGGCCAGAAGCCTGAACTCGAAGTGAAGTTGAACCGCGCGCTCGCTGGCTCACTCGGTGTGACGGTGGGGCAGGTCGCACAGTCGATGCGCCCCGCGTTCGCCGGAGTGGACGCCGGCGACTGGGTGGACCCGGCCGGAGAAAACCGAAAGGTGCGCGTACGGCTCTCGCCCGAAGCACGGACCCGCATTGCGGACGTGGAGCAGTTGCCGATTGTGGTTGGTGGCCAAGGGGGAGGCCGCTCGACGGTGATGCCGCTCGGGCAGATCGCAACGGTCACGCAGGGACTCGGCCCCGCCCTGATCAGTCACCTCGATCGCGACAACGTGGTAGTCGTCCAGGCCAACACGCAGGGCCGGTCACTGGGCGAAGTGAAAACCGATATCGATAAGGCACTCGCCAAGTTCACCATGCCGCCGGGTTACCGGCGCACGGACGGCGGCGAGGTAAAGGATCAAGCCGAAGTGTTTGGCAAGATTCTTGGAGCACTCGGCGTGGCCGTGTTGCTGATGTATTTGATTCTCGTGATGCAGTTCGGGTCGTTCCTTGAGCCCATCGCGATTATGGTGTCGCTGCCCCTGTCACTGATTGGCGTGGTGCTCGCGCTGCTGATCACGCACGACACGCTCAACATCATGAGCATGATCGGTGTGATTCTTTTGATGGGCATCGTGGCGAAGAACGCGATTCTTTTGATTGACTTTGCGAAGTGGGGGCAGGAGAACGGCAAACCGCGGCGGGAGGCGATCATTGAGGCCGGGCGGGTGCGGTTGCGTCCGATCATGATGACCACGCTGGCGCTCATTGCCGGCATGATCCCCGTGGCGATTGGGAGCGGCGAGGGAGCGGATTTCCGATCGCCTCTCGGGCGGGCGATTATTGGCGGGGTGATGACCTCCACCGTGCTGACGCTCGTGGTGATTCCGACGGTTTATGAGATTCTCGACGACTGGCGCCTGGCGCTGGCGGGGCTATTTGATATTCCGGTACGGCCTCCAACTGGGGAGTACATGGTTCCCAAAGAGGCGCGGAAGTCGCATTAA